Proteins encoded in a region of the Chloroflexota bacterium genome:
- a CDS encoding molybdopterin-dependent oxidoreductase: MNRKIRRRNFLLGSAGALLGSGLIVGCAAPERESRVKSFALSPEQSLPGEDLWFATLDAHDPFAANGVVVRTVDGRAKKVEGNPQFPINLGKSSARAQAGVQSVYHPDRIATPLLRTGEPGSGEFRPISWDRALAFITDRMGGGAGATFLTGRLDPVKQRLLDSFRLWSKADHVSLGPADQANLRFALRQVYGVNSLPHFDIARARSIISFGSDFLGTELSPVAYSGAYADFRGRGNGGRGLLTQIEPHMSLTGANADRWLPVHPGYEGHVALAIANELVSAGLVDAAAAERLLSASGGISALDAFAPDSVAALSGIPADTIRELAHEFVAAQPGLALVGGSALGHVYGDQIAAAVMLLNRLVGNDSLPGGVNANPESNWEHMRAAGPAISARAASALADSWSGGAAPDLVFVYEIDPVHDLPAAGFEQALAAAGAVVGMGAFMNETLARADLVLPGAHPFEEWGAYLPEPLRGELVLGLQQPVVTPLTQARSFGDLLIAVSSELFGENSVLFDSQQSATKNMVLAALGLTPGDATAEAGWIDILRRGGVWGPDLGQAQAFAATPAWDAGRLRVPIFSGDAASYPFNLIPFQTVGIGTDPQTGAQPWLQATPDPLTTMTWKTWVEMNPEQARAMGIQRGDVLRIQTIAGSADVPVYPAPTIGPGLIAVPEGQGRNFSGRWNEGRGSNVRALLPDLTSAAGGMAFASARARISRLDRTTLMPTFELIEDPRNDAESPPVKIVNG, encoded by the coding sequence ATGAACCGCAAGATACGTCGCCGCAACTTCCTGCTCGGCTCCGCCGGCGCGCTGCTGGGCAGCGGCCTGATCGTGGGCTGCGCGGCGCCCGAGCGCGAATCCCGGGTCAAGAGCTTCGCGCTCTCGCCCGAGCAGTCACTGCCCGGCGAGGACCTCTGGTTCGCCACCCTCGACGCGCACGACCCGTTCGCCGCGAACGGCGTCGTCGTGCGAACCGTCGACGGGCGCGCCAAGAAGGTCGAGGGCAATCCCCAGTTCCCGATCAACCTGGGCAAGAGTTCGGCCCGCGCCCAGGCCGGCGTGCAGTCCGTCTACCACCCCGACCGCATCGCCACCCCGCTGCTGCGCACCGGCGAACCCGGCTCAGGCGAATTCCGCCCGATCAGTTGGGACCGGGCGCTGGCCTTCATCACCGACCGGATGGGCGGGGGAGCCGGCGCCACGTTCCTCACCGGCCGACTCGACCCGGTCAAGCAGCGCCTGCTCGACTCTTTCCGGCTCTGGTCCAAGGCCGACCACGTCAGCCTCGGGCCGGCCGACCAGGCGAACCTGCGATTTGCCCTGCGGCAGGTCTACGGGGTCAATTCGCTCCCCCACTTCGACATCGCCCGGGCCCGCTCGATCATCTCCTTCGGGTCCGATTTCCTGGGCACCGAGCTGTCGCCGGTCGCCTATTCCGGCGCCTACGCGGATTTCCGCGGCCGCGGCAACGGCGGGCGCGGCCTGCTAACTCAAATCGAACCGCACATGTCGCTTACCGGAGCCAACGCCGACCGCTGGCTGCCGGTGCACCCGGGTTACGAGGGCCATGTCGCCCTGGCGATAGCCAACGAACTGGTCAGCGCCGGGCTGGTCGACGCCGCCGCCGCCGAGCGCCTGCTCTCCGCGTCCGGCGGCATCTCCGCCCTGGATGCATTCGCCCCTGACAGCGTGGCCGCCCTCTCCGGCATTCCGGCCGATACGATCCGCGAACTGGCGCACGAATTCGTGGCTGCCCAGCCCGGTCTGGCGCTGGTCGGCGGATCGGCACTCGGACACGTCTACGGCGACCAGATCGCCGCCGCCGTGATGCTGCTGAACCGCCTGGTCGGCAACGATTCGCTGCCCGGCGGCGTAAACGCCAATCCAGAGTCGAATTGGGAACACATGCGCGCGGCCGGTCCGGCCATCAGCGCGCGCGCCGCCAGCGCCCTGGCCGATTCCTGGAGCGGCGGCGCGGCTCCCGATTTGGTCTTCGTCTACGAGATCGATCCGGTCCACGATCTGCCGGCGGCCGGTTTCGAGCAGGCGCTTGCGGCGGCCGGCGCGGTCGTTGGCATGGGCGCGTTCATGAACGAGACCCTCGCCCGGGCCGATCTGGTGCTCCCCGGCGCCCACCCGTTCGAGGAATGGGGCGCCTACCTGCCCGAGCCGCTGCGCGGCGAACTGGTGCTGGGGCTGCAGCAGCCGGTGGTCACCCCGCTCACCCAGGCCCGCTCGTTCGGCGACCTGCTGATCGCGGTCTCCTCCGAACTCTTCGGCGAGAACAGCGTCCTTTTCGACTCCCAGCAGAGCGCCACCAAGAACATGGTGCTCGCGGCCCTGGGCTTGACTCCGGGCGACGCGACCGCCGAGGCCGGCTGGATCGACATCCTGCGGCGCGGCGGGGTCTGGGGGCCGGACCTGGGTCAGGCGCAGGCTTTCGCCGCCACCCCGGCCTGGGACGCCGGGCGCCTGCGGGTGCCCATCTTCTCCGGCGACGCGGCCTCCTACCCGTTCAATCTCATTCCTTTCCAGACGGTGGGAATCGGAACCGACCCGCAGACCGGGGCCCAGCCCTGGTTGCAGGCGACGCCCGACCCGCTGACCACGATGACCTGGAAAACTTGGGTGGAGATGAATCCCGAGCAGGCCCGCGCGATGGGCATCCAGCGCGGTGACGTGCTGCGGATTCAGACGATCGCCGGTTCGGCCGACGTCCCGGTCTACCCGGCCCCGACGATCGGGCCCGGTCTAATCGCGGTGCCCGAGGGACAGGGCCGCAACTTCAGCGGTCGATGGAACGAGGGCCGCGGCAGCAACGTGCGCGCGCTCCTGCCGGACCTGACCAGCGCCGCCGGGGGCATGGCCTTCGCGTCCGCCCGGGCCCGGATAAGCCGGCTCGACCGCACCACCCTGATGCCCACCTTCGAACTGATCGAGGATCCCCGCAACGATGCCGAATCTCCGCCGGTAAAGATTGTCAATGGCTAG
- a CDS encoding cytochrome c3 family protein, whose amino-acid sequence MKIDILSALTAFLPRLSLQQIILLTVPGVLLGGGAVTGVVVLVFLAASGGTARAAPEQPIPFSHAIHAGELGIECEFCHRGADEQAAATIPSVEQCMFCHSVVATDREPIQQLRQAFETGTGIDWVRVHRLPDHVRFVHSPHIDAGIECSTCHGDVASMSTVKQVVNLNMGTCMGCHRNTNDASIGENNPHPINPDFASLDCAICHK is encoded by the coding sequence ATGAAGATCGACATCCTGTCGGCGCTCACCGCGTTCCTGCCGCGGCTGAGCTTGCAGCAGATCATCCTGCTCACCGTTCCCGGCGTGCTGCTGGGCGGCGGCGCGGTAACCGGCGTCGTCGTGCTGGTCTTCCTGGCCGCCTCGGGTGGGACCGCCCGCGCCGCGCCGGAGCAGCCGATCCCCTTCTCGCACGCCATTCACGCCGGCGAACTGGGCATCGAATGCGAGTTCTGCCACCGCGGCGCCGACGAGCAGGCCGCCGCCACGATTCCGTCGGTCGAGCAGTGCATGTTCTGTCACTCGGTCGTGGCCACCGACCGCGAACCGATCCAGCAGTTGCGACAGGCTTTTGAGACCGGGACGGGGATCGACTGGGTCAGGGTGCACCGCCTCCCCGACCACGTCCGGTTCGTGCACTCGCCGCACATCGACGCCGGAATCGAGTGCTCGACCTGCCACGGCGACGTGGCCAGCATGAGCACCGTCAAACAGGTGGTGAACCTGAACATGGGCACCTGTATGGGGTGCCACCGCAACACCAACGACGCCTCGATCGGTGAGAACAACCCGCACCCGATCAATCCCGACTTCGCGTCGCTCGACTGCGCGATCTGCCACAAGTAG